DNA sequence from the Burkholderia pyrrocinia genome:
CGGTTCCGTCGCCCCGTCAGAAGTTCACGCGGATCCCGGCCATCACCGCCAGTTGCCGGCTCGAGTTGCTGTTCGCGAGCACCGGAATCTGCGCGTAGTTCGCCGCGTTGCTGTTCGTATCGGTGCCGAGCCCCGTGCCGCTCGCGATCTGGCCGATCGCGACCGCATACAGCGCCGTGCGCTTCGACAGGCTGTAGTTCGTGCCGACGTTCAGCTGGTGGAAACGCGTCGTGCCGCGCCCGTCGGTATGCGCGGCGTTGAAGATGTACGCGACGCCGCCCTGCAGCGCGGGCGTGAACATGTACGTGACGTTCAGCTCGCCGATGTCGAACGTGAACGCCTGCGTGCGCGGCTGTGCGGCGGTCGAGAAATAGCGGCTGTCGCCGAGGCGCGTATGCGTATAGGTAAGCGCAACCGTCGCCGCGCCGAACGTCACCGAGCCGCCCGCGCCGAACGCGCGCATCGAGCCGGCGTCCTGCAGCAGGCAATACATCGCGCCCGGATTGCTGCACGCGAAATCGCCGATATAGCCGCTCGCGCCGCCGAGCGCCGCATCGAGCGGCTGGTGCAGGTCGAGGTAGCCGACCGAGAACGCCACCGGCGCGCGCGTATACGTCGCGGCCACCGCATAACCGCGCTTCGCGGAAAAATCGCCGGCCTGCCCGCCGAAGCTGAACGTACCGCCGAACGTGAGGCCGTTGAAATCGGCGCTGGTGAACTTCACCGCGTTGTTGAAGTTGAACGCGGCGTTCAGGTTGTCGACGTCGCCGAGATGCGAGCCGTACGGCGTCGCCCAGTTGTTGCTCGACACATACGCGCCCAGCATGTCCGTGTACGAGTCGTATTGCCGGCCGAGGCCGAGCGTGCCGATCCCGTCCTGGCGCAGCCCGACCCACGCCTGCCGGCTGAATGCGGTGCCGCCCTGCAGCGCCTGACCGTTCGCGGACAGGAACTGCTGCTCGAGCGTGAACACCGCGTCGAGCCCGCCGCCGAGCGGCTCGGCGCCCTGGAACCCGAAGCGGGACGGCACGAGGTTGCCGCCGCCCATCTGCCACGCATGGCCGCCGCCCGTGCTGCCGTCGGCACGCGTGAACTGCTGGTTCGTCGAGTAGATGATGCCGGTATCCACGGTGCCGTACAGCGTCACGCTGCCCGAGGTCTGCGCGTGTGCGTGCATGCAACCCAGCGTAGCCGCGGCCGCGGCCAGTCGTCGTCCGATCTTCATGTCCCGTCCTCTGGTGTCGTCGATTCGCAGTGCAAACCGATGATGTTGTCGATATGAGTGACGGGACTCTATCCAGCGAAAATTCAGGACCTCTATCGCAAATCGGCAAACGGTGGATCGCGCTGCCCGCGACGGTATCGTCGCGGTGCGCGTGCGTCAGTCGGGACGCGTCGTCTGGGAGGGCAGCTCGCCGAACAGGTCGCGATACTCGCGCGCGAAATAGCCGAGATGCGTAAAACCCCAGCTCGCGGCGGCCTCGCCGACGCCGAGCTGCTGTACCGGCGTCGTGCGCAGCATGCGCCGCACCGCGTTCAGCCGGATCGTGCGCAGATAACCGACCGGCGTGACGTCGGCAACGCGCTGGAAGCTGGTTTGCAGCGTACGGCGGCTGCAGCGCAGCGCGCGGCACAGTTCGAGCACGGTGACGGGTTCTTCGGGCCGGTCGCGCAGATGCTTCTCGCAGCGGCTCACGATGTCGCTGTAGGTGGCATGCGTGATGTCGCGGCGCTCGACGCCGATGCCCTGTTCGAGCGCATCGAGGAACATGCCGAGCATCGCGTCGCGGAACATCTTGCGGGTGGCCGCATATTCGAGGTGGCCGGGGTCGCGCTGCGCATCGTCGATCAGCGACGACAGCCGCACGCCGAGCGCGACGCCCTGCGCGTCGGACAGCCGCGTCACGTGCCGCAGCTTGCGCGCGCCGGCCGCGCCGAATTCGGCCTCGCACAGCTCGTCGACCATGTCGGACGCCGCGCTGATCCCGACGAGCCCCATCCCTTCCGGCGTGTGGAATTCGAAATCCTCGCCGGCGCGCAGCGCGAGCAGCGCATAACCGTCGACCGGCTGGCCCTGGAACGTGCCCGCGAGCGGCACGGACAGCGGCACCGCGAGCGACGTGCGCCCGGCCGGCGCGAGCCCGGTTTGCGCGACGCGCCGGTTGGTCGTTTCGCGGAAGAAGTGGAAATCGTCGTACAGCACCTGCGTGACCGTGCCCCTGAAGCGGCCCGGCGTCATCTGGCGGTAGACCTGATGCCAGCCCGCGATCGCGAGCCCGTGGTCGTGCACGTCTTCGTGCGAGCGTGACTGGAACAACATCGGCGCCTCCGGTAAAACCCTGATTCCTGGATGCGACCGAGGCGTTCGCCCCGCCGCAACGCCACAGCTTACCCGCGCAAAAACCTGCGCAGTGCCGTTTCGAATGCAAGACAGGCCGCCGACAGCGCGGCGGCCTGCTCGCCGGTCAGCCGGACGTAGCGGCGAAACGACGGCATCCGGTTCACGACCTCGCTGCCGCCGAACGGCACGATCGCGAGCGTCCAGCGGCCGTCGCGCGCGTCGATCGCGCAGTCGGTCAGGTGCAGCGGCCGCAGCGCGTCGGCCAGCGACGACTCGGCAACCAGCGCAGCCACCGTGGCGACGAATCCGGGGTCGCATCCCGGCGCGGGCGCCGCGTCGATACCCGTGCGGCGCAGCCAGCCGGTCTGCCGCACACGGGCGCGGCCCTGCGCGGCCGGGCCGCATACGGTCACCGCCACCTTCACGCTGACCGTATGCATCAGGAACTGGCACTCGACGTGCTCTTCGACGTTTACGCACACACCGTTCGGCAGC
Encoded proteins:
- a CDS encoding porin, translating into MKIGRRLAAAAATLGCMHAHAQTSGSVTLYGTVDTGIIYSTNQQFTRADGSTGGGHAWQMGGGNLVPSRFGFQGAEPLGGGLDAVFTLEQQFLSANGQALQGGTAFSRQAWVGLRQDGIGTLGLGRQYDSYTDMLGAYVSSNNWATPYGSHLGDVDNLNAAFNFNNAVKFTSADFNGLTFGGTFSFGGQAGDFSAKRGYAVAATYTRAPVAFSVGYLDLHQPLDAALGGASGYIGDFACSNPGAMYCLLQDAGSMRAFGAGGSVTFGAATVALTYTHTRLGDSRYFSTAAQPRTQAFTFDIGELNVTYMFTPALQGGVAYIFNAAHTDGRGTTRFHQLNVGTNYSLSKRTALYAVAIGQIASGTGLGTDTNSNAANYAQIPVLANSNSSRQLAVMAGIRVNF
- a CDS encoding helix-turn-helix domain-containing protein, whose amino-acid sequence is MLFQSRSHEDVHDHGLAIAGWHQVYRQMTPGRFRGTVTQVLYDDFHFFRETTNRRVAQTGLAPAGRTSLAVPLSVPLAGTFQGQPVDGYALLALRAGEDFEFHTPEGMGLVGISAASDMVDELCEAEFGAAGARKLRHVTRLSDAQGVALGVRLSSLIDDAQRDPGHLEYAATRKMFRDAMLGMFLDALEQGIGVERRDITHATYSDIVSRCEKHLRDRPEEPVTVLELCRALRCSRRTLQTSFQRVADVTPVGYLRTIRLNAVRRMLRTTPVQQLGVGEAAASWGFTHLGYFAREYRDLFGELPSQTTRPD
- a CDS encoding DUF3156 family protein gives rise to the protein MRAALARWRAAPDAPPPGHRPGAIAARVLADLHAVRDTDGVGSPTVRLPNGVCVNVEEHVECQFLMHTVSVKVAVTVCGPAAQGRARVRQTGWLRRTGIDAAPAPGCDPGFVATVAALVAESSLADALRPLHLTDCAIDARDGRWTLAIVPFGGSEVVNRMPSFRRYVRLTGEQAAALSAACLAFETALRRFLRG